The following are encoded together in the Plasmodium malariae genome assembly, chromosome: 1 genome:
- the PmUG01_01019300 gene encoding RAP protein, putative, protein MIVLVNILLSVAYVTYTIGLAFLLAENIHSSIVGVICKRVYRVNTYSFMNRTPYGRYMNKLIIPPHEIHKNIVKKNRNVYNYYHHEKWNEHYHNDINKFILTFNKSYYYVKHLYVKRTDSKTCTSECTNELKHGQNSRNDKYYHRSDANIEEIISSKGGNLYSDENEISKNILKDGNKNDLDQSIPNIQNDSSVDKGMADNDGFSNSRGRGGNEKRVRHDNWDDEYNLVNEHVLLKKNSKSIKDLIKAGIWIVPKENIKMIRERTDKKINWNYLLKKNNELLKDNIDKIYNGIYNKENIDDIFFVFDTYPYNYLNVTMSVFSLYKFASSYVNEKKQKIKKINESKKIFFNNLDGGLKLESGAGNSGGSDNGRTSNILVDNFFAVEDPLEKEVDDRNMLKIKEERRRLNHITTNRNFLRVVGSIRKHLKIVYKIFSTNEKLQSYEKNKSMYQYIPYINIKDIIIILRSFCILKYDHTSIYKYIYFYIVFFIEKFDIFYLCEAVYMCMIKKIYIRPLFLNFSKRLRRYFEGENYSAVGLKEGFKSNAVGDVYNMDSYRGISNSNCGSSVVGKEIQDESTGCAKHPNITKEDQSVLSMYEEINICQFYNNMQKALKKEKVKPAYFTPAPFNLRPFHYSIYHSANYSNLNDSLDGKGGEEKTNQDAEDDERYEGEEGEQVMNSKELKMFGPEDKRKEKLDFIGKNEYTVHVDDSAVRSNKSDVYINFYVYCLYILCKFPYTDIKILSIITNKIMNTVNELTLDELILTFYSLAELEYDHFNLQHRLYILIFKSLHLLDYRNKDMILKLVRSLHLTNNLRTYVDDGRTHEDYATGYDQYERTSTPQPFSRTSVSSIDGVNSVDTINSISSGVNNINREYQEHSKQRTIVHSVRTLMVDSLSKMILKNVKNYTPIELVDIIRYMSTFDFVNKELFNFVFSLPFFRSINEDILKHYKNNIYFNQSYYAYTKDNTLNTPIEIMLCKLYQSYLSYNMHFCNSNDLRSRLGEQHENGNRTERAEGKGVNMDTVNRGEIHIGEAHHGDEYVVQSVHKHNREISSFRFNERTLQLLKKTYMNNMKTSSYSSSSLHYEIADIIQKDFKIPCHVEYETDNGMLIDIAILYQDFKKIDKNFPYFKNIAIEINGPFHYKTKSINGGLPFLNTKTILKKRLLEHDDWQVISFPFWEIKPWFSKTRKENYILKVLPHEIKHIFNEAKIL, encoded by the exons ATGATTGTACTGGTTAACATACTTCTATCAGTAGCTTACGTAACATATACTATAGGGTTAGCATTTTTATTAGCAgaaaatatacattcatCGATAGTTGGTGTTATTTGTAAGAGAGTGTACAGGGTAAATACTTATTCATTTATGAACAGAACGCCATATGGTAGATATATGAACAAGTTAATAATTCCCCCACATGAGATTCATAagaatattgtaaaaaaaaataggaatgtttacaattattatcACCATGAAAAATGGAATGAACATTACCATAACgacattaataaatttattctcACTTTTAATAAAAGCTACTATTACGTAAAACATCTGTATGTGAAACGTACGGATAGTAAAACTTGTACATCTGAATGTACAAACGAACTAAAACATGGACAAAATAGTAGAAATGACAAATATTATCATAGGTCTGATGCTAATATTGAGGAAATAATTTCCTCAAAAGGTGGGAACCTCTATTCagatgaaaatgaaattagTAAAAACATATTGAAGGATGGCAATAAAAATGATCTTGATCAAAGTATTCCTAACATACAAAATGATAGTAGTGTGGACAAAGGAATGGCTGATAATGACGGCTTCTCTAATTCCAGAGGTAGAGGTGGAAATGAAAAGAGAGTAAGACATGACAACTGGGATGATGAATACAACCTAGTAAATGAACATGTGCTTTTGAAAAAGAACAGTAAATCAATCAAGGATTTAATAAAAGCAGGCATATGGATTGTTCCAaaggaaaacataaaaatgattaGAGAAAGAACAGACAAGAAAATAAACTGgaattatcttttaaaaaaaaacaatgaaTTGTTGAAGGATAACatagataaaatatacaatggtatatataataaggaaaacattgatgatatattttttgtttttgataCCTATCCGTATAACTATTTGAATGTCACTATGAGTGTTTTCTCTCTTTACAAGTTTGCAAGTAGTTATGTGAATGAGAAgaagcaaaaaattaaaaaaataaatgaaagtaagaaaatatttttcaataatttgGACGGCGGCCTAAAATTAGAGAGTGGTGCTGGAAACAGCGGAGGAAGCGATAATGGTCGAACTAGCAACATACTGGTAGATAACTTCTTTGCCGTTGAGGATCCACTCGAGAAGGAGGTAGACGATAGAAACATgctaaaaattaaagaagaaAGGAGGCGACTGAATCATATAACGACTAATCGGAACTTCTTAAGAGTTGTAGGGTCTATTAGAAAACACCTAAAAATtgtgtataaaatattttcaacaAATGAGAAATTACAAagttatgaaaaaaataaaagtatgtATCAGTATATaccatacataaatataaaggatataattattatcctAAGATCcttttgtatattaaaatatgatcatactagtatatataaatatatttatttctatatagtattttttattgaaaaatttgatatattttacctGTGTGAGGcagtgtatatgtgtatgatTAAGAAGATATATATCAGACCTTTGtttctaaatttttctaAGCGTCTGAGGAGGTACTTTGAGGGGGAAAACTATTCAGCTGTGGGATTGAAAGAGGGGTTCAAGTCTAACGCGGTCGGGGATGTCTACAACATGGATTCGTACAGGGGTATCAGTAATAGTAACTGTGGTAGCAGTGTGGTTGGCAAGGAGATACAGGATGAATCGACAGGATGCGCGAAACACCCCAATATCACAAAAGAAGACCAAAGCGTACTTTCCATGTACGAAGAGATAAACATATGCcagttttataataatatgcaaaAGGCTTTGAAAAAGGAGAAAGTCAAACCTGCTTATTTTACTCCCGCCCCATTCAACTTAAGACCATTTCATTATTCTATTTATCACTCGGCAAATTATTCTAACCTGAATGATTCGTTAGACGGAAAAGGAGGGGAAGAGAAGACCAACCAAGACGCAGAAGATGACGAAAGATACGAAGGAGAAGAGGGGGAACAAGTTATGAATAGCAAAGAACTGAAAATGTTTGGCCCAGAGGATAAgaggaaagaaaaattagaTTTCATTGGAAAGAATGAATATACTGTTCACGTGGATGATTCTGCAGTTAGGTCGAACAAAAgtgatgtatatataaatttctatGTGTACtgtttatacatattgtGTAAGTTTCCATATAcggatataaaaattttaagtataattacaaataaaattatgaatactGTTAACGAATTAACACTAGATGAATtgatattaacattttatagTCTTGCCGAGTTAGAATATGAccattttaatttacaaCATCGTTTGTATATCctcatttttaaaagtttacATTTGTTAGATTACAGAAATAAAGATATGATTTTAAAACTAGTACGATCATTGCATTTAACGAATAATTTACGTACATATGTGGATGACGGTAGAACCCATGAGGACTATGCTACTGGGTATGACCAATATGAACGCACTTCCACTCCCCAGCCCTTCAGCCGAACAAGCGTTAGTTCAATTGACGGTGTTAATAGTGTTGACACTATTAACAGTATAAGCAGTGGTGTAAATAATATCAATCGGGAATATCAGGAGCATAGCAAGCAGCGCACCATCGTGCATAGCGTGAGAACCCTTATGGTTGACTCGCTATCAAAGATGATCttaaaaaacgtaaaaaacTATACACCCATAGAACTAGTGGACATCATTCGGTACATGTCGACATTCGACTTTGTAAACAAAGAGTTGTTCAATTTTGTGTTCAGCTTACCATTTTTTAGAAGTATAAATGAAGATATACTAAAGcactataaaaataatatatatttcaatcaGTCATATTATGCTTATACAAAGGATAATACTCTTAATACACCCATTGAGATTATGCTGTGCAAGCTGTACCAGTCATACCTGTCCTACAATATGCACTTCTGTAATAGCAATGATCTTCGCAGCCGTTTAGGCGAGCAGCACGAGAATGGCAACAGGACTGAACGGGCAGAAGGAAAGGGGGTAAATATGGATACAGTGAACCGAGGAGAAATTCACATAGGTGAAGCTCACCATGGCGACGAATACGTAGTACAGAGTGTTCACAAGCACAACAGAGAAATTTCGTCATTCAGATTTAACGAAAGAACTCTTCAATTACTTAAAAAGACTTATATGAACAATATGAAAACTTCTTCCTACAGCTCGTCCTCTCTACATTATGAAATAGCTGATATCATACAAAAAGATTTTAAAATTCCTTGTCATGTAGAATATGAAACAGATAACGGTATGCTCATAGATATTGCTATATTATATCaagattttaaaaaaatagacaaaaattttccatattttaaaaatattgctaTTGAGATTAATGGTCCCTTTCATTATAAGACTAAATCGATAAACGGGGGTCTTCCATTCCTTAACACGAAAacgattttaaaaaagag gTTACTGGAACATGATGATTGGCAGGTCATTTCGTTTCCCTTTTGGGAAATCAAACCATG GTTTAGCAAAACGAGAAAGGAAAACTACATTTTGAAGGTGTTGCCACATGagataaaacatatttttaatgaagcTAAGATTTTGTAA
- the PmUG01_01019400 gene encoding ribosomal protein S8e, putative, protein MPQNDHIELHRKRYGYRFDYFERVRKKEARSVHKESLKAKKLRGIKAKIYNKKKYAEKVNFKKTIKQHEAKDVKVAEKVRDDNGLPSYLLDRNQVRYTKVLTNLLKQKRKSKAGKWQLPVPKIQALNEAEMLRVVKSGKRRRKTWKRLIDKISFVGKDFTRKNPKFERYIRPSSLRFKRANVYHSELKTTISLDIISVKVNPQSSLYTNLGIITKGTIIEVNVSELGLVTQSGKVIWAKFAQVTNNPELDGCINATLLV, encoded by the coding sequence ATGCCACAGAACGATCATATAGAACTGCACCGAAAAAGGTATGGGTACCGGTTTGACTACTTTGAAAGAGTAAGAAAGAAGGAGGCGAGAAGTGTCCATAAGGAATCTTTAAAAGCTAAAAAACTGAGAGGAATTAAggcaaaaatttataataagaaGAAATATGCAGAGaaagtaaattttaaaaaaacgaTAAAACAGCATGAAGCAAAAGATGTGAAGGTTGCTGAAAAAGTTCGAGACGATAATGGTTTACCGTCTTATTTGTTAGATAGAAATCAAGTTAGGTATACAAAAGTGTTAACCAATTTACTAAAACAGAAGAGAAAAAGTAAAGCAGGGAAATGGCAATTGCCAGTACCAAAAATTCAAGCATTAAATGAAGCTGAGATGTTACGGGTTGTAAAATCAGgtaaaagaagaagaaaaacatGGAAAAGATTAATTGATAAAATATCATTTGTAGGAAAAGATTTTACTCGAAAAAACCCCAAATTTGAAAGGTATATAAGACCAAGTAGTTTAAGATTTAAAAGAGCTAATGTTTATCATAGTGAGTTAAAAACCACTATTTCGCTAGACATCATTAGTGTTAAGGTTAACCCTCAATCAAGTTTATACACCAACTTAGGAATAATAACAAAAGGAACAATAATTGAAGTCAATGTTAGTGAATTGGGACTAGTTACACAGTCTGGTAAGGTCATATGGGCAAAATTTGCGCAGGTAACCAACAACCCCGAGCTTGATGGATGCATAAACGCAACACTACTCGTTTAG